tatttcaattcttcgatttttaagaaaagaagctttaataaataaaatttaattaataattattttaattaattatatatattaataaatttataatttaattctaTGTATAATATCATAGttgaatttacaaaattaaaataattttataaaatcaaagtGACAATCCcaccataaaaataaaacaaacactcaatcatatttttttataaaaaatttatttaaatatccgaataaatatattttagaggAACTCCTAATAAAGTTGAAATTTCAATTGTTATTGTTTTTTGacacattaataataataataataataataataataataataataataataataataataataataataataattaataataataataataataataataataataataataataataataataataataataataataataataataataataattttacaaaaaattttaatgaaaataaaaaaagggcATAGCTAGAAGGGCGTTTATTTGGAGACAAGAGGGTGATACTAGTTTGAAGCGGCGGCAGAGAGTATCAATGGCGGTTCCGGGGAGACGCAATGGCCTTAACGAGGACGGTGATGAAGAATCCAACGGCCTTTTCGAAGAAGAAGGTCTCGTTGATTTCCAAGAAGACACTCTAACTCCTCCTCATCTTCGTGACCTCTCCCGTGCCGCTCAGTTTGGCGACCTCCCTTCCCTCCGCCTCGCTCTCGGTCGGTACCTCATCTTAACtctctcactctctctctctcaccgCATAATTCTCCACTctctatttattaaaatattacctcTATCTATTAAACCCTGTAGCTCCTTCAAAATATTCCAatctaaaaccctaattttctTTCCTGTTATGTTGATAGTTActgatattatattttctttgatgCAATTTGTGTTAGACATTGCTGGAAAATTGTCAATAATCTGTAAGAAAATAACAAATGATGAAAACAGGGGGCTGTAACGTAGCTGTATGacttttattttgttagaaTCTATTAGATAAACtgttttactttaattttatggCATTTGTTTCTGATACTTTTAAATTGAGTGAAAAGTAGTTTTGGTCTATAAATGTGTATGACTTGTGTAATTATAGTTTGAATGTATTGAAATTTCAAAAGGATCGCTAAATGTGTTTTTTGTTAGTAGTTCCATAACCAGACGGAAACTAACTAAAGATACATTTTAGAAATTGATTAGCAAAATACACATTGCGggatttttctataattttgatacattcaaAGACTATAATAGTGACAACATGTGACATTGcgcaaaaaatttataattatctaCAATAACTTTTGATTTGTTTGATATTTGAAGCTGAAACACATTCTAACTAGAATACTGGGTTATTATTGGGTTTCACTATTCTAGATAACTTGACTGGCAGTATTGATGAACCAGTGGAGGATGGGGATACGGCTCTTCATTTGACATGTTTATATGGCCATTTTGAATGTGCCCAGGTTTGTTATCATTgttcattcattattttttatgctTGTATTGTGAATCATGTCGTGAATTATTGGTCTTGCTTTAATGAATTGCAGCTGCTACTAGAAAGAGGAGCTAATTTGGAGGCTAATGACGAAGATGGCGCAATTCCTTTACATGATGCTTGTGCAGGAGGTAGTTATGTtctaaatgataaaataattcttttttttggGTTAATATTTGTAATGTTATTTTGCTTTGTAATGCCATCTCAGGATTTGTGGAGATAGTCCAACTTCTACTCAACAGAGCTAATGGCACTGAGCATATAAAAAGGATGCTAGATGCGGTTGATTCTGAGG
The genomic region above belongs to Cicer arietinum cultivar CDC Frontier isolate Library 1 chromosome 4, Cicar.CDCFrontier_v2.0, whole genome shotgun sequence and contains:
- the LOC101496856 gene encoding uncharacterized protein — encoded protein: MAVPGRRNGLNEDGDEESNGLFEEEGLVDFQEDTLTPPHLRDLSRAAQFGDLPSLRLALDNLTGSIDEPVEDGDTALHLTCLYGHFECAQLLLERGANLEANDEDGAIPLHDACAGGFVEIVQLLLNRANGTEHIKRMLDAVDSEGDTPLHHAARGEHADVIRLLLSNGASSTKANLYGKTPAELPEHGTEARRLLEAAATAMAI